The following are encoded together in the Oncorhynchus gorbuscha isolate QuinsamMale2020 ecotype Even-year linkage group LG03, OgorEven_v1.0, whole genome shotgun sequence genome:
- the LOC124031626 gene encoding rho guanine nucleotide exchange factor 3-like isoform X2 yields the protein MVAKDYPFYLVVKRMNCSLEVQTVSSNIQPAKEVEEPCNKRVKPLSRVTSLANLIPPVKAAPLKRIGQTLQRSISFRSESRTESVMPPRPWTRPAPPANTKRRDSKLWSETFDVRLGHQMLSSKEINRQEAIFELSRGEKDLVEDLKLAKKAYHDPMLKLSIMTEHELNQIFGTLESLIPLHEDLLSRLREARKPDGSTEHVGHILVDWLPCLDSYNSYCSNQVAAKALLDHKKQDHRVHDFLQRCLESPFSRKLDLWNFLDIPRSRLVKYPLLLREILKHTPNDHPDRQYLDEAINMIQSIVAEINTQTGESECRFYKERLLYLEGSQRDLLIDSSRVLSCHGELKNNRGAKLHVFLFQDVLVITRAIAHNEQLYYQLYRQPIPVRELQWEDLQDGVIRLGGSIRGAFSNNERTKNFFRVSFHSSSQLHSHSFQASDAFNKQQWLNCIRQAKGAAESAMGVVGLGIPVGVETSISDPEPPPSLLSPHGPLSPTTPPLSGPLAPQPKSMDHCDSDSSVDSPGCSMDMDTSEALASPTGCPDGPNRL from the exons GAGCCCTGTAACAAGCGGGTGAAGCCTCTTTCTCGGGTTACATCGCTGGCCAACCTCATACCTCCAGTCAAGGCTGCACCTCTGAAGCGGATCGGACAAACACTGCAG CGTTCCATCAGCTTCCGCAGTGAGAGTCGAACAGAGTCGGTCATGCCTCCCAGACCATGGACGCGGCCGGCCCCGCCTGCCAACACCAAGCGGCGTGACAGCAAGCTGTGGAGTGAGACCTTTGATGTGCGGCTTGGACACCAGATGCTGTCGTCCAAAGAGATCAATCGCCAAGAG GCGATCTTTGAGCTTTCTCGAGGGGAGAAGGATCTCGTTGAGGATCTGAAGCTGGCCAAGAAG GCGTACCATGACCCAATGCTGAAACTGTCCATCATGACAGAACATGAGCTCAACCAGATCTTCGGAACCCTGGAATCTCTCATTCCGCTGCATGAAG ATCTGCTGAGTCGACTGCGAGAGGCCAGGAAACCAGACGGCTCCACAGAACATGTGGGACACATCCTAGTGGACTGG cttccCTGTCTAGACTCCTACAACTCATACTGCAGTAATCAGGTGGCAGCCAAGGCTCTGCTGGACCATAAGAAGCAGGACCACCGGGTGCACGACTTCCTGCAGCGCTGCCTGGAGTCGCCCTTCAGCAGGAAGCTGGACCTGTGGAACTTCCTGGATATACCCAGGAGCCGGCTAGTCAAATACCCCCTGCTGCTCAGGGAGATCCTCAAACACACGCCGAACGACCATCCAGACCGACAGTACCTGGATGAGGCA atcaACATGATCCAGAGCATCGTGGCAGAGATCAACACCCAGACGGGCGAGTCAGAGTGTCGTTTCTACAAGGAGCGTCTCCTCTACCTAGAGGGCAGCCAGAGAGACCTTCTCATTGACAGTTCCCGCGTCCTCAGCTGTCACGGGGAACTGAAGAACAACAGGGGCGCT AAGCTGCATGTGTTCCTGTTCCAGGACGTGCTGGTCATCACTAGAGCCATCGCCCACAATGAGCAGCTGTACTACCAGCTGTACCGCCAGCCCATCCCCGTCAGAGAGCTGCAGTGGGAGGACCTGCAGGACGGGGTGATACGCCTGGGAGGCTCCATCAGAGGAGCCTTCAGCAACAACGAGAGGA ccaaGAACTTCTTCAGAGTGTCGTTTCATAGCAGTAGCCAGCTCCACTCCCACTCCTTCCAAGCCAGCGATGCCTTCAACAAACAGCAGTGGCTCAACTGCATTCGACAGGCCAAAGGAGCTGCTGAGTCGGCAATGGGGGTTGTGGGGTTGGGGATTCCTGTCGGGGTGGAAACCAGTATCAGTGACCCAGAGCCCCCTCCAAGCCTACTCAGCCCCCACGGCCCTCTGAGCCCTACAACACCTCCCCTCTCAGGACCACTGGCCCCCCAGCCAAAAAGCATGGACCATTGCGACAGTGACTCGTCTGTCGACTCTCCAGGCTGTAGCATGGACATGGACACAAGCGAGGCTTTGGCCTCCCCCACAGGCTGCCCTGATGGACCAAACAGACTCTAG
- the LOC124031626 gene encoding rho guanine nucleotide exchange factor 3-like isoform X1, translating into MKTGNGNKEVSRQTLEKKSSFSLRPSPDSWMFRGKKRKQRRRDVDSLSLCSLDINEPCNKRVKPLSRVTSLANLIPPVKAAPLKRIGQTLQRSISFRSESRTESVMPPRPWTRPAPPANTKRRDSKLWSETFDVRLGHQMLSSKEINRQEAIFELSRGEKDLVEDLKLAKKAYHDPMLKLSIMTEHELNQIFGTLESLIPLHEDLLSRLREARKPDGSTEHVGHILVDWLPCLDSYNSYCSNQVAAKALLDHKKQDHRVHDFLQRCLESPFSRKLDLWNFLDIPRSRLVKYPLLLREILKHTPNDHPDRQYLDEAINMIQSIVAEINTQTGESECRFYKERLLYLEGSQRDLLIDSSRVLSCHGELKNNRGAKLHVFLFQDVLVITRAIAHNEQLYYQLYRQPIPVRELQWEDLQDGVIRLGGSIRGAFSNNERTKNFFRVSFHSSSQLHSHSFQASDAFNKQQWLNCIRQAKGAAESAMGVVGLGIPVGVETSISDPEPPPSLLSPHGPLSPTTPPLSGPLAPQPKSMDHCDSDSSVDSPGCSMDMDTSEALASPTGCPDGPNRL; encoded by the exons GAGCCCTGTAACAAGCGGGTGAAGCCTCTTTCTCGGGTTACATCGCTGGCCAACCTCATACCTCCAGTCAAGGCTGCACCTCTGAAGCGGATCGGACAAACACTGCAG CGTTCCATCAGCTTCCGCAGTGAGAGTCGAACAGAGTCGGTCATGCCTCCCAGACCATGGACGCGGCCGGCCCCGCCTGCCAACACCAAGCGGCGTGACAGCAAGCTGTGGAGTGAGACCTTTGATGTGCGGCTTGGACACCAGATGCTGTCGTCCAAAGAGATCAATCGCCAAGAG GCGATCTTTGAGCTTTCTCGAGGGGAGAAGGATCTCGTTGAGGATCTGAAGCTGGCCAAGAAG GCGTACCATGACCCAATGCTGAAACTGTCCATCATGACAGAACATGAGCTCAACCAGATCTTCGGAACCCTGGAATCTCTCATTCCGCTGCATGAAG ATCTGCTGAGTCGACTGCGAGAGGCCAGGAAACCAGACGGCTCCACAGAACATGTGGGACACATCCTAGTGGACTGG cttccCTGTCTAGACTCCTACAACTCATACTGCAGTAATCAGGTGGCAGCCAAGGCTCTGCTGGACCATAAGAAGCAGGACCACCGGGTGCACGACTTCCTGCAGCGCTGCCTGGAGTCGCCCTTCAGCAGGAAGCTGGACCTGTGGAACTTCCTGGATATACCCAGGAGCCGGCTAGTCAAATACCCCCTGCTGCTCAGGGAGATCCTCAAACACACGCCGAACGACCATCCAGACCGACAGTACCTGGATGAGGCA atcaACATGATCCAGAGCATCGTGGCAGAGATCAACACCCAGACGGGCGAGTCAGAGTGTCGTTTCTACAAGGAGCGTCTCCTCTACCTAGAGGGCAGCCAGAGAGACCTTCTCATTGACAGTTCCCGCGTCCTCAGCTGTCACGGGGAACTGAAGAACAACAGGGGCGCT AAGCTGCATGTGTTCCTGTTCCAGGACGTGCTGGTCATCACTAGAGCCATCGCCCACAATGAGCAGCTGTACTACCAGCTGTACCGCCAGCCCATCCCCGTCAGAGAGCTGCAGTGGGAGGACCTGCAGGACGGGGTGATACGCCTGGGAGGCTCCATCAGAGGAGCCTTCAGCAACAACGAGAGGA ccaaGAACTTCTTCAGAGTGTCGTTTCATAGCAGTAGCCAGCTCCACTCCCACTCCTTCCAAGCCAGCGATGCCTTCAACAAACAGCAGTGGCTCAACTGCATTCGACAGGCCAAAGGAGCTGCTGAGTCGGCAATGGGGGTTGTGGGGTTGGGGATTCCTGTCGGGGTGGAAACCAGTATCAGTGACCCAGAGCCCCCTCCAAGCCTACTCAGCCCCCACGGCCCTCTGAGCCCTACAACACCTCCCCTCTCAGGACCACTGGCCCCCCAGCCAAAAAGCATGGACCATTGCGACAGTGACTCGTCTGTCGACTCTCCAGGCTGTAGCATGGACATGGACACAAGCGAGGCTTTGGCCTCCCCCACAGGCTGCCCTGATGGACCAAACAGACTCTAG
- the LOC124031626 gene encoding rho guanine nucleotide exchange factor 3-like isoform X3, whose translation MMGCCLFVHQKKKRKQRRRDVDSLSLCSLDINEPCNKRVKPLSRVTSLANLIPPVKAAPLKRIGQTLQRSISFRSESRTESVMPPRPWTRPAPPANTKRRDSKLWSETFDVRLGHQMLSSKEINRQEAIFELSRGEKDLVEDLKLAKKAYHDPMLKLSIMTEHELNQIFGTLESLIPLHEDLLSRLREARKPDGSTEHVGHILVDWLPCLDSYNSYCSNQVAAKALLDHKKQDHRVHDFLQRCLESPFSRKLDLWNFLDIPRSRLVKYPLLLREILKHTPNDHPDRQYLDEAINMIQSIVAEINTQTGESECRFYKERLLYLEGSQRDLLIDSSRVLSCHGELKNNRGAKLHVFLFQDVLVITRAIAHNEQLYYQLYRQPIPVRELQWEDLQDGVIRLGGSIRGAFSNNERTKNFFRVSFHSSSQLHSHSFQASDAFNKQQWLNCIRQAKGAAESAMGVVGLGIPVGVETSISDPEPPPSLLSPHGPLSPTTPPLSGPLAPQPKSMDHCDSDSSVDSPGCSMDMDTSEALASPTGCPDGPNRL comes from the exons GAGCCCTGTAACAAGCGGGTGAAGCCTCTTTCTCGGGTTACATCGCTGGCCAACCTCATACCTCCAGTCAAGGCTGCACCTCTGAAGCGGATCGGACAAACACTGCAG CGTTCCATCAGCTTCCGCAGTGAGAGTCGAACAGAGTCGGTCATGCCTCCCAGACCATGGACGCGGCCGGCCCCGCCTGCCAACACCAAGCGGCGTGACAGCAAGCTGTGGAGTGAGACCTTTGATGTGCGGCTTGGACACCAGATGCTGTCGTCCAAAGAGATCAATCGCCAAGAG GCGATCTTTGAGCTTTCTCGAGGGGAGAAGGATCTCGTTGAGGATCTGAAGCTGGCCAAGAAG GCGTACCATGACCCAATGCTGAAACTGTCCATCATGACAGAACATGAGCTCAACCAGATCTTCGGAACCCTGGAATCTCTCATTCCGCTGCATGAAG ATCTGCTGAGTCGACTGCGAGAGGCCAGGAAACCAGACGGCTCCACAGAACATGTGGGACACATCCTAGTGGACTGG cttccCTGTCTAGACTCCTACAACTCATACTGCAGTAATCAGGTGGCAGCCAAGGCTCTGCTGGACCATAAGAAGCAGGACCACCGGGTGCACGACTTCCTGCAGCGCTGCCTGGAGTCGCCCTTCAGCAGGAAGCTGGACCTGTGGAACTTCCTGGATATACCCAGGAGCCGGCTAGTCAAATACCCCCTGCTGCTCAGGGAGATCCTCAAACACACGCCGAACGACCATCCAGACCGACAGTACCTGGATGAGGCA atcaACATGATCCAGAGCATCGTGGCAGAGATCAACACCCAGACGGGCGAGTCAGAGTGTCGTTTCTACAAGGAGCGTCTCCTCTACCTAGAGGGCAGCCAGAGAGACCTTCTCATTGACAGTTCCCGCGTCCTCAGCTGTCACGGGGAACTGAAGAACAACAGGGGCGCT AAGCTGCATGTGTTCCTGTTCCAGGACGTGCTGGTCATCACTAGAGCCATCGCCCACAATGAGCAGCTGTACTACCAGCTGTACCGCCAGCCCATCCCCGTCAGAGAGCTGCAGTGGGAGGACCTGCAGGACGGGGTGATACGCCTGGGAGGCTCCATCAGAGGAGCCTTCAGCAACAACGAGAGGA ccaaGAACTTCTTCAGAGTGTCGTTTCATAGCAGTAGCCAGCTCCACTCCCACTCCTTCCAAGCCAGCGATGCCTTCAACAAACAGCAGTGGCTCAACTGCATTCGACAGGCCAAAGGAGCTGCTGAGTCGGCAATGGGGGTTGTGGGGTTGGGGATTCCTGTCGGGGTGGAAACCAGTATCAGTGACCCAGAGCCCCCTCCAAGCCTACTCAGCCCCCACGGCCCTCTGAGCCCTACAACACCTCCCCTCTCAGGACCACTGGCCCCCCAGCCAAAAAGCATGGACCATTGCGACAGTGACTCGTCTGTCGACTCTCCAGGCTGTAGCATGGACATGGACACAAGCGAGGCTTTGGCCTCCCCCACAGGCTGCCCTGATGGACCAAACAGACTCTAG
- the LOC124031626 gene encoding rho guanine nucleotide exchange factor 3-like isoform X6: MPPRPWTRPAPPANTKRRDSKLWSETFDVRLGHQMLSSKEINRQEAIFELSRGEKDLVEDLKLAKKAYHDPMLKLSIMTEHELNQIFGTLESLIPLHEDLLSRLREARKPDGSTEHVGHILVDWLPCLDSYNSYCSNQVAAKALLDHKKQDHRVHDFLQRCLESPFSRKLDLWNFLDIPRSRLVKYPLLLREILKHTPNDHPDRQYLDEAINMIQSIVAEINTQTGESECRFYKERLLYLEGSQRDLLIDSSRVLSCHGELKNNRGAKLHVFLFQDVLVITRAIAHNEQLYYQLYRQPIPVRELQWEDLQDGVIRLGGSIRGAFSNNERTKNFFRVSFHSSSQLHSHSFQASDAFNKQQWLNCIRQAKGAAESAMGVVGLGIPVGVETSISDPEPPPSLLSPHGPLSPTTPPLSGPLAPQPKSMDHCDSDSSVDSPGCSMDMDTSEALASPTGCPDGPNRL, encoded by the exons ATGCCTCCCAGACCATGGACGCGGCCGGCCCCGCCTGCCAACACCAAGCGGCGTGACAGCAAGCTGTGGAGTGAGACCTTTGATGTGCGGCTTGGACACCAGATGCTGTCGTCCAAAGAGATCAATCGCCAAGAG GCGATCTTTGAGCTTTCTCGAGGGGAGAAGGATCTCGTTGAGGATCTGAAGCTGGCCAAGAAG GCGTACCATGACCCAATGCTGAAACTGTCCATCATGACAGAACATGAGCTCAACCAGATCTTCGGAACCCTGGAATCTCTCATTCCGCTGCATGAAG ATCTGCTGAGTCGACTGCGAGAGGCCAGGAAACCAGACGGCTCCACAGAACATGTGGGACACATCCTAGTGGACTGG cttccCTGTCTAGACTCCTACAACTCATACTGCAGTAATCAGGTGGCAGCCAAGGCTCTGCTGGACCATAAGAAGCAGGACCACCGGGTGCACGACTTCCTGCAGCGCTGCCTGGAGTCGCCCTTCAGCAGGAAGCTGGACCTGTGGAACTTCCTGGATATACCCAGGAGCCGGCTAGTCAAATACCCCCTGCTGCTCAGGGAGATCCTCAAACACACGCCGAACGACCATCCAGACCGACAGTACCTGGATGAGGCA atcaACATGATCCAGAGCATCGTGGCAGAGATCAACACCCAGACGGGCGAGTCAGAGTGTCGTTTCTACAAGGAGCGTCTCCTCTACCTAGAGGGCAGCCAGAGAGACCTTCTCATTGACAGTTCCCGCGTCCTCAGCTGTCACGGGGAACTGAAGAACAACAGGGGCGCT AAGCTGCATGTGTTCCTGTTCCAGGACGTGCTGGTCATCACTAGAGCCATCGCCCACAATGAGCAGCTGTACTACCAGCTGTACCGCCAGCCCATCCCCGTCAGAGAGCTGCAGTGGGAGGACCTGCAGGACGGGGTGATACGCCTGGGAGGCTCCATCAGAGGAGCCTTCAGCAACAACGAGAGGA ccaaGAACTTCTTCAGAGTGTCGTTTCATAGCAGTAGCCAGCTCCACTCCCACTCCTTCCAAGCCAGCGATGCCTTCAACAAACAGCAGTGGCTCAACTGCATTCGACAGGCCAAAGGAGCTGCTGAGTCGGCAATGGGGGTTGTGGGGTTGGGGATTCCTGTCGGGGTGGAAACCAGTATCAGTGACCCAGAGCCCCCTCCAAGCCTACTCAGCCCCCACGGCCCTCTGAGCCCTACAACACCTCCCCTCTCAGGACCACTGGCCCCCCAGCCAAAAAGCATGGACCATTGCGACAGTGACTCGTCTGTCGACTCTCCAGGCTGTAGCATGGACATGGACACAAGCGAGGCTTTGGCCTCCCCCACAGGCTGCCCTGATGGACCAAACAGACTCTAG
- the LOC124031626 gene encoding rho guanine nucleotide exchange factor 3-like isoform X5 produces the protein MEIGTQKEPCNKRVKPLSRVTSLANLIPPVKAAPLKRIGQTLQRSISFRSESRTESVMPPRPWTRPAPPANTKRRDSKLWSETFDVRLGHQMLSSKEINRQEAIFELSRGEKDLVEDLKLAKKAYHDPMLKLSIMTEHELNQIFGTLESLIPLHEDLLSRLREARKPDGSTEHVGHILVDWLPCLDSYNSYCSNQVAAKALLDHKKQDHRVHDFLQRCLESPFSRKLDLWNFLDIPRSRLVKYPLLLREILKHTPNDHPDRQYLDEAINMIQSIVAEINTQTGESECRFYKERLLYLEGSQRDLLIDSSRVLSCHGELKNNRGAKLHVFLFQDVLVITRAIAHNEQLYYQLYRQPIPVRELQWEDLQDGVIRLGGSIRGAFSNNERTKNFFRVSFHSSSQLHSHSFQASDAFNKQQWLNCIRQAKGAAESAMGVVGLGIPVGVETSISDPEPPPSLLSPHGPLSPTTPPLSGPLAPQPKSMDHCDSDSSVDSPGCSMDMDTSEALASPTGCPDGPNRL, from the exons ATGGAGATTGGGACGCAGAAG GAGCCCTGTAACAAGCGGGTGAAGCCTCTTTCTCGGGTTACATCGCTGGCCAACCTCATACCTCCAGTCAAGGCTGCACCTCTGAAGCGGATCGGACAAACACTGCAG CGTTCCATCAGCTTCCGCAGTGAGAGTCGAACAGAGTCGGTCATGCCTCCCAGACCATGGACGCGGCCGGCCCCGCCTGCCAACACCAAGCGGCGTGACAGCAAGCTGTGGAGTGAGACCTTTGATGTGCGGCTTGGACACCAGATGCTGTCGTCCAAAGAGATCAATCGCCAAGAG GCGATCTTTGAGCTTTCTCGAGGGGAGAAGGATCTCGTTGAGGATCTGAAGCTGGCCAAGAAG GCGTACCATGACCCAATGCTGAAACTGTCCATCATGACAGAACATGAGCTCAACCAGATCTTCGGAACCCTGGAATCTCTCATTCCGCTGCATGAAG ATCTGCTGAGTCGACTGCGAGAGGCCAGGAAACCAGACGGCTCCACAGAACATGTGGGACACATCCTAGTGGACTGG cttccCTGTCTAGACTCCTACAACTCATACTGCAGTAATCAGGTGGCAGCCAAGGCTCTGCTGGACCATAAGAAGCAGGACCACCGGGTGCACGACTTCCTGCAGCGCTGCCTGGAGTCGCCCTTCAGCAGGAAGCTGGACCTGTGGAACTTCCTGGATATACCCAGGAGCCGGCTAGTCAAATACCCCCTGCTGCTCAGGGAGATCCTCAAACACACGCCGAACGACCATCCAGACCGACAGTACCTGGATGAGGCA atcaACATGATCCAGAGCATCGTGGCAGAGATCAACACCCAGACGGGCGAGTCAGAGTGTCGTTTCTACAAGGAGCGTCTCCTCTACCTAGAGGGCAGCCAGAGAGACCTTCTCATTGACAGTTCCCGCGTCCTCAGCTGTCACGGGGAACTGAAGAACAACAGGGGCGCT AAGCTGCATGTGTTCCTGTTCCAGGACGTGCTGGTCATCACTAGAGCCATCGCCCACAATGAGCAGCTGTACTACCAGCTGTACCGCCAGCCCATCCCCGTCAGAGAGCTGCAGTGGGAGGACCTGCAGGACGGGGTGATACGCCTGGGAGGCTCCATCAGAGGAGCCTTCAGCAACAACGAGAGGA ccaaGAACTTCTTCAGAGTGTCGTTTCATAGCAGTAGCCAGCTCCACTCCCACTCCTTCCAAGCCAGCGATGCCTTCAACAAACAGCAGTGGCTCAACTGCATTCGACAGGCCAAAGGAGCTGCTGAGTCGGCAATGGGGGTTGTGGGGTTGGGGATTCCTGTCGGGGTGGAAACCAGTATCAGTGACCCAGAGCCCCCTCCAAGCCTACTCAGCCCCCACGGCCCTCTGAGCCCTACAACACCTCCCCTCTCAGGACCACTGGCCCCCCAGCCAAAAAGCATGGACCATTGCGACAGTGACTCGTCTGTCGACTCTCCAGGCTGTAGCATGGACATGGACACAAGCGAGGCTTTGGCCTCCCCCACAGGCTGCCCTGATGGACCAAACAGACTCTAG
- the LOC124031626 gene encoding rho guanine nucleotide exchange factor 3-like isoform X4, whose amino-acid sequence MFRGKKRKQRRRDVDSLSLCSLDINEPCNKRVKPLSRVTSLANLIPPVKAAPLKRIGQTLQRSISFRSESRTESVMPPRPWTRPAPPANTKRRDSKLWSETFDVRLGHQMLSSKEINRQEAIFELSRGEKDLVEDLKLAKKAYHDPMLKLSIMTEHELNQIFGTLESLIPLHEDLLSRLREARKPDGSTEHVGHILVDWLPCLDSYNSYCSNQVAAKALLDHKKQDHRVHDFLQRCLESPFSRKLDLWNFLDIPRSRLVKYPLLLREILKHTPNDHPDRQYLDEAINMIQSIVAEINTQTGESECRFYKERLLYLEGSQRDLLIDSSRVLSCHGELKNNRGAKLHVFLFQDVLVITRAIAHNEQLYYQLYRQPIPVRELQWEDLQDGVIRLGGSIRGAFSNNERTKNFFRVSFHSSSQLHSHSFQASDAFNKQQWLNCIRQAKGAAESAMGVVGLGIPVGVETSISDPEPPPSLLSPHGPLSPTTPPLSGPLAPQPKSMDHCDSDSSVDSPGCSMDMDTSEALASPTGCPDGPNRL is encoded by the exons GAGCCCTGTAACAAGCGGGTGAAGCCTCTTTCTCGGGTTACATCGCTGGCCAACCTCATACCTCCAGTCAAGGCTGCACCTCTGAAGCGGATCGGACAAACACTGCAG CGTTCCATCAGCTTCCGCAGTGAGAGTCGAACAGAGTCGGTCATGCCTCCCAGACCATGGACGCGGCCGGCCCCGCCTGCCAACACCAAGCGGCGTGACAGCAAGCTGTGGAGTGAGACCTTTGATGTGCGGCTTGGACACCAGATGCTGTCGTCCAAAGAGATCAATCGCCAAGAG GCGATCTTTGAGCTTTCTCGAGGGGAGAAGGATCTCGTTGAGGATCTGAAGCTGGCCAAGAAG GCGTACCATGACCCAATGCTGAAACTGTCCATCATGACAGAACATGAGCTCAACCAGATCTTCGGAACCCTGGAATCTCTCATTCCGCTGCATGAAG ATCTGCTGAGTCGACTGCGAGAGGCCAGGAAACCAGACGGCTCCACAGAACATGTGGGACACATCCTAGTGGACTGG cttccCTGTCTAGACTCCTACAACTCATACTGCAGTAATCAGGTGGCAGCCAAGGCTCTGCTGGACCATAAGAAGCAGGACCACCGGGTGCACGACTTCCTGCAGCGCTGCCTGGAGTCGCCCTTCAGCAGGAAGCTGGACCTGTGGAACTTCCTGGATATACCCAGGAGCCGGCTAGTCAAATACCCCCTGCTGCTCAGGGAGATCCTCAAACACACGCCGAACGACCATCCAGACCGACAGTACCTGGATGAGGCA atcaACATGATCCAGAGCATCGTGGCAGAGATCAACACCCAGACGGGCGAGTCAGAGTGTCGTTTCTACAAGGAGCGTCTCCTCTACCTAGAGGGCAGCCAGAGAGACCTTCTCATTGACAGTTCCCGCGTCCTCAGCTGTCACGGGGAACTGAAGAACAACAGGGGCGCT AAGCTGCATGTGTTCCTGTTCCAGGACGTGCTGGTCATCACTAGAGCCATCGCCCACAATGAGCAGCTGTACTACCAGCTGTACCGCCAGCCCATCCCCGTCAGAGAGCTGCAGTGGGAGGACCTGCAGGACGGGGTGATACGCCTGGGAGGCTCCATCAGAGGAGCCTTCAGCAACAACGAGAGGA ccaaGAACTTCTTCAGAGTGTCGTTTCATAGCAGTAGCCAGCTCCACTCCCACTCCTTCCAAGCCAGCGATGCCTTCAACAAACAGCAGTGGCTCAACTGCATTCGACAGGCCAAAGGAGCTGCTGAGTCGGCAATGGGGGTTGTGGGGTTGGGGATTCCTGTCGGGGTGGAAACCAGTATCAGTGACCCAGAGCCCCCTCCAAGCCTACTCAGCCCCCACGGCCCTCTGAGCCCTACAACACCTCCCCTCTCAGGACCACTGGCCCCCCAGCCAAAAAGCATGGACCATTGCGACAGTGACTCGTCTGTCGACTCTCCAGGCTGTAGCATGGACATGGACACAAGCGAGGCTTTGGCCTCCCCCACAGGCTGCCCTGATGGACCAAACAGACTCTAG